TTTGCTTGGAACATAGTACAGTGGGTCTTCTGGTACAACTGTACTACGGTGTATAGCTGTAGTTGTGAAAACATACCATTGGCTTAGTTTGCAATAAGCTTTATGGTGTGAAAATATACAAACTGGgtcttttttaattactgtctGTCCCATTATCTCTTGCCTTTGAGTTTTAGCATTCCCCCTGCCAACTCTGCAATTCCATAAGAATTTCAAATGTTGCGATTTAACTTAGGTATCTTCATCTAACCAAAACAACCATAATCACCTAGATACCACTATACTTTCTTCCGAAAAGTTCAAAAATGTAATTGAGAGATGAATATTCTGCAAAGACCCAGTTGCTTCTATTTGCCTAATAATGCCCCTCAGTATCTACTGTGTGGTTCACAACTTtgcaaaagccaaaaaaaagcagatggtCTGAATTCCTTCTTTCATACCCTCTCCCCACTAACACATATCAGTGAGAATCTGTTCCTGAACACAGACGCTCCTGCGAGAAGCACTGACATGTGAAAGAAGGGGTGTATAGTACCTGCTTGTGTCAGACTTGCTGGGTGCCTCCAGTTTTTAGCTCATTACTCCAAAACCTCTTATTGTTAGTTATCATTTGAATTAAATACAAGATGAAATGGAAAGCCATcccaatataaaaaaaaataaaccattaaTTTTTGGAAACTAGATGTAAATTTAGATTTAGCAGCATTCATCATCCCAACTAGCTATGTAATTAGGCTAATTCCTAACGCATCTGTCCTTACTTGTGGACTTACATATGAATGGTACTAAACAGGTAAGTAACTGGCcaaacatttattaaatttaCCTCTTTCAGATCCAAAGCCACCGCACAGCAATCTCCACTGTTAGCAGGCAagtcttttctttctacagcaCTGGATGACAGATAGCAGGTGCGCATGTACAACCACTCCTGCTGAGTTACAAAATGCTACTCTATCATTATGGTGTTGGTGTCCAGGCTTCCCAGCAGGTCTGTAAGGAAGTACATCATGGTTAGTTATAGATTgccataaaacaaaactaatttctgAATAATTCAACTTTTTATATTAACTTTACAGCTGAAATCATTTCCCGAtatgagatggaaaaaaaatacaggtggCATTGACTCTAGTTGCATTAAGATTGGATTTAAGTTATTTCATCAAATGATGCATATTCCTGAGTTTCCACTAGCTGTGAGTGACctaacacaaatgaaaaaaaaaaaaactaacttTGCATTGTAGAAAAAACCTACATACAGCAGCACTGCCATCTTCTGCTTACTTTCCTTCATGCATGCGAGCACTACGTTTATATCACAACGCAACAGGGAAGgtgcatttttcttctagtaGGTGTCTGAGGCAATAACATCTAATATTCAGGGATAACATATGTCTGAAGTTCTATagatttgggggggggttcAGATGTGAACTTTTTCTGGGCATAGAAAAGGACTTCAGACATTTACCCAGGATTTCTAATGTATCACACCCCAGCCAAAGCAACAGCTAAAAAACCCCAGGCAAATGTGTCCATTTGTGTACTTGTGCTGTCTCGAAGGAATATATTACACCTGTTGAATATGCTCCATAGAGTTGATCTATACACAGATGTACACATTTGAACAGATTTAACATATTCCTTGTGGTCTGCACGAGTACAGCAAGTCCAAACCATGAATGATCCATATACATAGGACTAATTCAATGCAGTTGGAGTATATTTGATCATATGCAAGCATTTCCGCGGCCCACATGCAGTAGGTCGAGCAGCTCCCAGATGTATCGCATATGCTCTTGATCTGAAGTTTCCTGGATGCGCTGTACAACAGCACATAAGCAAGACAGAAAGCTGGAAGCCctatttcagatattttctttaaaaagcttgtGATATTTTGACCTTGGTTGAGtgtcaggtgcccaccaaaaccgctctatcactcccctcctcagctggacaggggagagaaaatataacaaaaggcacgtgggtcaagataaggacagggagatcactcaaTAATTACCaccatgggcaaaacagactcgacctggggaaaattagttttattaccattcaaatcagaaaaaaacaccttccctccacccctcccttcttcctgagTTTAACTTAATTCCCAGTTgctctacctcctccccctgagcggtgcaggggaacagggaatgggggttacagtcagttcaccacatgttgtttctgctgctccttcctcctcacactcttcccctgctccagtgtggggtccctcccatgggagacagttcttCATTAACTTTTCCAGCATGAGTCTTTCCCGTGCActacagttcttcacacactgctccagtgtaggtcccttccatggggtaCAGCCCTTCAGGAATCGACTGCTGCAGTATGGGACCCCCACgggggtcacaagtcctgcctgTTTCAGCGTGGGTTCTTCTCTCTGTAGGTCCACAAGTCCAGCTGGCAAACCTGCTTCAGTGCAGGCTTCTcatgggtcacagcctccttcaggcacccacctgctccggtATGGTGTCCTctacaggctgcaggtggagatctgctccaccgttaacctccacgggctgagggggacagcctgccttACCGTggtcttcaccacgggctgcaggggaatctctgctctggcgcctggagcacctcctccccctccttctgcactgaccttggtgtctgcagagttgctgctttctcactcctctctctctcactggtgcagatttttatttttttttcccttcttaatgtgctatcacagaggcactaccaaCTGGACTTTGGCCACTGGTGGGTCCATtttggagccggctggcattggtTCCAttgggaagcttctggcatcttctcgCAGAAGCCACCTTTGTAGCGCCCCCCTTCCCCTACCAGAATCTTGCCGTGCAAACCCACTACAAAGGTGAAGGTaaagtaaattatattttcctgaACTGAAGTTGCCAGCAAAAAGGCACATATGGCTTCCAGGGAACCCCACATGTCAAGGAAGTGGCTCTGTACAAGTTTGTCATATGGTACTAGATGATGGATTGTTAGATGGAGCCTTCAGCATAAACATTAGTTATGAGTTTGGCTGTAtcagaaaaactggaaaggGAGAGAATTTCACTGTGTGACTTCATCCTGTTGGGACATGTCCTTGGGGTTGTTTCTCCCTGTGGAGGCACAGAGTGACACTGGCAATTAGGAGTTTCCCTCTTCCACGCAGTAATGTATGAAATGACTTTTGTCAAGTGAACAAGtcttaattgtattttctttttacaatatTGTAGTTAGATACTCCAGTCTTTGCTTTACTCAAGACTTTGAAAGACTGAGTTGCACTGGTAACTAACCTTTCACCTTTCCCTGATAAGTGTGATAATACTGCTGTATGCAGAGGAGTGTCTATCTTTAAGAAAGCATGAGACTACAAACAGGGTGAGCAGGCATATTCACAGAATACAGCGTTAGAAACTGTTGCGTTTTAACCCCAGTAATATCATGGTATCAGTTTATTGCTCATCATTAGCTGGGAGAGGACAGTTTATGCTTCTGAGAATATCCATATGCATTACAATCCCTGATGCAGGGTCCTTTGCAGTCATGTGCGCTCACTGaaccccctctgctctgctgatgTGGTGTGGACCCTGTGGATCAAACCTGGTCCTGCTTAGTGATTCAGTTCTGGTACTAGCATCACCACTAGCTTCACCAGGCATGGCTGCAGATTGAGCTTGTTGCCACTACTGTTGCCAGTTCAACCCAGCCATGTCTGTCCTGCAAACTGCTACATGCTGGGCTCAGAAATGTCAGAGGACAAGACGCTTTTGCTTCTGACTTGGGATAAAGCTTTTAAGAGTGTAGGACAGAGGGTTTCTACTAGATTGTTCTTGAACCTGGAAAGCTTCCCAAACCAGAATCTACTGTGAGTCATACAGGATGATCCAATTGCTCCTGGTTACTTGAATTCCTTTCTTGGATACATTCAATATACGGAGAACAGACAATTCCATccaaagcaggaaaatatgGAATGATCAGTAAGACACGCAACAGTGAATGTAAATTATGATTGTCTAAGATTCTCCCTTCCCACAGAAGCACAAAGTTTCATTAGTTTCATTCTTCTCTCTCTCGGACCTGTATTTATTGTTAAGAACAAATTAAGAACTAATAAAGACATTAGCAGGTACTGAAGAACAGTCTGAACAGTCTCTGTTGTTTACTAGCCCAAACCTCTTTGGgataaaaaggtaaaagaaattactaaaaatccattttgttgGTGAGATCTCAGTTCACACTCAGTTAATTGGCCTGTTTTGCAGGATTTAACCTGGTGGCATAAGAACCTTGAAATAAATCTCTTAGCTACGATTAGAGATGAAAGAGAGATTAGCATGGGCAGGAGAGTTGAAGTCTTTTTCTGCATCTCCACTGGTGAGTCAGTGTAAAGACAGAAGAACTACAGAGACATCAGGAAAAGGGTACTTCAGTCTTTCTCAGGATGCCTGATCCAGGTATTTTCTCCCCTGTACTCAGCAAGTTATCGGTTTCGAGATCCTGTTCAGTCCTGTGAAGCAGGTTAGTGGTTTCTTTTACAGTAAGTCACAGATAGGAACATGTGTTTAGCTAAAATGGCAGATTTTAGTGAAATTGGTAAGATAAGATATGACAAAATTGCAAGCCAGATTTCTTTGGACAATTTGCTAATAAGTAAATgttataaacaaataaatagctGTGCTGTCTTGTTGTATGTACTATGGGGAATTTGATAGCGAAAGAACAGGTAGGTGGCATCCTGGAAGCAAAAAGCTACTGCATGCTGATGGAAGCAGTGTTTGAAGTGAGTTAGACAAAGAAAATTTGAGAACAGTATCAATAATATGGGAGAGATTTCCACATGTATTTGGCTTCTTCTgttgaaagaaatatttctcccTCTATAGAATAAAAATCTAGCTTGCTGTCCcatagctggggaaaaaatgtctgcttGTATATGCTTCATAACTCTGGAGTGGCTCATGTGGAGTGTGTTTCTAAGAGCTTTGATAGACATGTTTATTCCACTGAACTACTAGGAGCACTTGAGGTTTTACAATAGCCCACTGTCAAACACAACTTGAAGAACAGATACATACTGCAGAGCAAGACAATGACACTTTCAGCTCGTAACTGCACTTCAGCTCTTTCAGCTGGAAGAACTTCCTTCATGGTGCTCAAAAAATGCTACTATATGGCAGTGTGTGTGTTGCAATACATCTTATGCTAAAATATATTCAATACTTTGTTGAACAGTTAGGGAAAGAATAATGTTATGATGTATTTACAAAATTTATTGCGATGGGAAGAGACTCTTCTCATCTAAAATAAATTGAGTAAACTGTTagcataggaaaaaataatctgaagagAAATACCCACACAGAAGCTGGGAACACAGCGACAGAGTAGGTAAGCTGTTCTTCTGTCCCAGACTTGATGCACTCACATTTAATGAGAAGCATAGCGTCCCCCGAAGATCCTTTGTGCAATCCCAGGTATATCAGTGACAGCCAAGGTCAGTAAAGGAGTGTTCACTGCACTACAACAACCAGTCATTCCCCCCTCTCTCCTCTGACAGTTTGGCTCATATAAAATAGCAGATCTTATACTGCTGGAGCACTGTAGTGTGGGTACCTCTGTTAGGTGAATGTGCATGAAATCTGGTCTTACAACAATAGTAAAATTGCACCAAGGAAGCTGGGAATACCTTGTGGTAATTACAGGAGGCAAGGACTTACTAGAAAGGTTGCTCTTGTacagaaatttctcttttaactTTAGGCATCTGAAAATGGGGAAGGGAGCTATCTCAGAATAGCTACACGAGATTGAATGTATTCCTGCTTATGGAATTCAGCTACAAATTTCTTCATTGCTATAACATGATAGAAAGTCTCAAATTTACATCAACAGTGCCTCTTGAGTAGATGAATTttaggaaaaggtaaaactttaCAACTTTTGTTCAAATGTTAAAGCAAAAGGTGTTTGGCAAGTAGGGTGTTCTCAGTGACACTTTAACTATATGTGTGCCTAACAAATATGTACATGTATTTCATAGAAATGAACAGCGAGTGATGCATTCATATACGCTGGCCATTGGCTTTGAACTGCGTATCAGCAGCTAGGAAATTTCACAACAGATTCTCTCTGTTGTGAGCTCTGAGACCTGAGTACTGGGGGCAAAAGCAGCCATCTTACAGCTATTTTAAGTTCAAGTCATGAACTGCTTAACTGGTGAAGCAATCAAAGATACTGGCTCCAGGCTTTAGCAGACAGGCTGTCAGCTGAATTTGTATGGAGGCTTAATTCTCTGCCGGCAGAGCGTGATCCTTTTAAATGAGGTCTGAAGGGTACCGCAGAAGAATGGTGTGAAGAAAGTGGTGCCATTTTATAGATACCTGTTCTCTGGACTTGTTTGTACAGAGGTGTCTACCAGTAATCAGTATTTCATCATGATATTCTATATGATTGTCACATTATGATCACAATCAATATTCAACCATAACTGATAATCAGCCTTAATCATTAAAATCAGGACCCTGTTTTTAAACTCCCGAGAGCTGATGGCCTCAACACCTTTGGAAAGAAGACCggtaaagaaaaatactgtgcatTTTTCACACTGTTCTGTGTATTGTACAAAAGATATACAGAGGTGAATAGTTTTGAGGGCAATTAGTTTCCTCTgtaaatgcagagaaaatacacACAACGTGAATGATTTAAGATCTCACAGGCATTAATATGTTTTAATATGAATGGAACAACCTATCCCTCGCCTGTACAAACAAAACTGATTCCTTCTGACATACACAGATGAAGACACTGGGATACCATTACCTTTTTAAGCTGCACTCTACAACAATCTGCTTACCCCATGTTAAGCTTCATTGCAGCTGTGGATCCTTTAGCGGGTATGTGTAGCCCTACTTTTGTACAGCTTGCCTGCAGGTGGTTTTCATGCTGTTCTAGCGGATACCAGCTTTATTTCAATGAAGTAAAGCAGTGGAGTCCACTAGCTTAAAAAACATTGTAAGAAAATGATGAGGCTTATGCTTCTCTGTTTCCCCAAATGTACAGGATTACGTTTTACTGTTTATAAATGCCATTGTAGTAGCGGAATTAGATGACTATAATCATATAAATACATAGTTGTATAGCATAAAATCACTCTCTTGAAAATTGCTGAATTAGTATGAGACCCTGCTGAGAGCAGGTTTtctggggaggaaagaaagaactCTATATAGCTTGCACATGTTGAGGAAAGGCGATCACAAAGCATCGGAAACACTGAAGAAGGGTAAAAGTTCATGGCTTCAGCCGGAGGTACTGCAGTGTAGTTCTACATCCACATCACATACACTGAAAACACATTGTCTCCAGCTCTAAGAAGTTTTAGATCTTGGATGTTATtagctgttttctgcttgtgaTCATGATATAACTGGAGAGGTGCAAAGGAGAAGTTATTAGTAGTGCTGCAAAGAAGCAAGTTTAAAAGTGCTGGGAAAGATGGTATCTTTTCTTAGATCGTGGAGATTCTTAGATTCTTAGAATACCTGGAGAAAAGACGACAGACCTTGAAACACAGCAGGCCTCCTTCAGCTGTGAAACTCTGAAATACCAGATTTGAAACTCAGGGCCAGGGAGGAGAAGTCTTCAAATACTTTTTATGCCCATCATTGTGATCTTCggagagaaaaataagagtCTGTAGATTACATGGGGAAGTAAATTGTTAATAACTTAAGAGTAGGTGTTTCAAAATCAAGCTAATAAAACATACAAGATACAGATTACTAAACACAAGTAGTTTACTGTCATTTTTCACATGGTTCCACCCTTCCAAAAAATACTGTGGTGTCACTTGGGCTGCAGAGTCTTCTTCAGACAGGAGAACGGAAGCAGTTCAGCGGGCGGTGAAGAAGTCAAGGTTGTTGCAGAACATGCAGCCAGGAATGAAGTTTAGGATTCCGACTGGAATACGACAGACCCAGAAAGGAAACCAGTCTGCAGgtggcaggagggttggaaAAAGGTGTGACTGTCACAGTTCGCAGCACAAAGGCAAAGAATAAGCAActtcagctgcaggagcagaggttAAGACAGTAATGGTGATTCCCTAAGGATTAAATAGGCCTCATTTAATACATCACGCTattccaaagcctgttttttaataagaactttcataaagaaaggaaggacaatcacacaaaaaaacagAGCATCTTAAACTGCTGATTTTTTCTTCAGGTATGAAGatactctgcttttttttgtagGGTGGTATGTTACTTCACATAAAAATGGTTATGCTTTTATGCCAGATCAAGTACAGCGGAGGACAGTTTGTTACCAGTAATATATTCAGTCATAATATATAGTCATAACACTTAAAAGTTAATAAAAGTTTCAtaatattttctagaaaaacagCAGAGTCATTGATAGTTTAACTATTTGTTGAGCATTTTGTGTCTGTGGATAACCACGCTCAGTTCCCCCTGCAGTTTTTGCCAGAGGGATTTTATCTTCGTAGTGTAACTGTAGGCATAAAACTGCCTTTtggtagaaaaaaatcatgttttactGCACATTATCCATGAAATGGCTCAAAATAACCATGGGATACTGTGCTTCTGGTACtattttctggggtttttccCATCTGGAAAAAAAGCTCATGTGATTATGCTGTATCTACCTGCTTGTTTGTCCTGCTTGATCAACTTTTGACTGCAAATTTGACCATGACATAGTAATCTAGGAATGATTAATTCCTAGAATCACCAAGAAAATACACGCAACAAGTAGAAGGGCACCATGAGTCTTCCAGAGGGAAAGACAGCAGATCAAGTCACTTCTAGACATCAGAAAACCTGCACAGAAAATTGCTCTTGACAAAAATCCTAAGAATCCAGGTTCACTGGTTCTACTGTTcacttgtttttaattgttctaGTCAGTtcttagaatttattttttaagtgattCACATTGTATGAAATTTAAGCAATAAATTTCACCAGGGCACTCCCTCGGCAAGACTCACAGTGCATGAAGCTTTATGGGAAGTTTTCTGTAGTCTCTACAAATACCTTGTCAAACAGACTATAATCTATCTCTCTCTTTTCATCAGATTTCTGCTACATGCCTTGGATACATGCTCCTAAAGAGCTTACAAGTTTTCCTTGACCTACGCTTCTTTTCCTAATGCTGATCTGACTATGGCTGTCCTCAAAGTAAAATTCACCAAAAGTAAGAGGGACAAATTGGCTCAGATCTTATGGATCCTCAACTGGGTATCTGTAGTGAGCGGGATCATTCTCTTCAGTCTTGGCCTCTTCCTGAAAATAGAGATCAAGAAGCGCAATGAAGTGATGGCAAAAGGGGATGTTAACTCTCTCCCCAACATGCTGATCTCTGTAGGGGTCATAGCATGTATCATCAACTTTCTGGGTGGCAAAATCTGCTATGACTGCTCGGATGCCAACAAGTTCTCTCGATGGAAACTAGTTATGCTCCCATACATTGTATGTACCTTCTGTTTCACCTTCTGCATCCTGGTGGGTGCTCTCATGTGCTATACCATGAGGAACGAGCTGGAAGAGTCTCTCTATCTGGGGCTGAGGGATGCTATTAAGTTCTATAAGGACACAGACATACCTGGACGATGCTTCTTGAAGAAAAGAGTGGATATGTTACAAATTGCATTCCAGTGCTGTGGAAACAATGGCTTTAGAGACTGGTTTGAAATTCAGTGGGTATCTCCTCGTTACCTGAATATGGCTTCCAAGGAAGTTCTGGAGTAAGTATTTACTAGTTGTAACAATTATAGGAGAAAAAACTCATTCAAGAAGGCAAAGTACGTACTAGCTTTTACTGGacctttgtttcttaaaaaaaaccataggATGACCACATTACTCACAAAATACGCTAACTACATGCATAATCACAAGTTGCTTTTTGCTAGCTTTTTAGGGTCGCTAAGCAAAGCAAAGAtgtatctttccttttttaatgtgGTGAATTAGCTACCTAAAGATTTCAATTAAAGTGAGCTGATAAcggaaagagaaaaagggttGTACTATCAATACACAGTCAATTCTAAACACTGAAAGATCTTTCTCCTTCAAGATTTTAAGATTTTGCAAACCCAGATTCAAATCTGTATGTTCACATGTGAGAAACTGCCAACACCACATACACTGCATcaaaaaggaggagagaaatcCTTGAAatttgggtgggtgggtgtgggtgtgttggttttgggggttttttggtggttctTTACATGATGTAACTATTATAAAATTATATGCTTAAACAGAAGAGTCTGGTAATTCTTACAGACAGtaaaaaaggtaacaaaaatattttaaattaagacaaTCCAATATGTGACAATTCttctaaagctgaaaaaaaagtcttcactgACAGAGTATAGTAGTTATATATTCttgggaaagaaacacaaaaagctTGACTGGCATTTTTCaagtgttctgttttgttgaaCTCAAAAATCAGCAACAACAAAGCTAGAGGAAGGGAAGCTGAAGAtcttgttttcacagaatttgCAACTTGAAACTGCCATCGTACAGAGCTACAAACATGCCAGAGGATGGGACCTAGGAGAATATGGACAAGAGGGTGTCAACGTGCATAAGGCAGTTGgctgtggaaataaaacaagcttTAGAAAAGTGTTCTCAAgggaaaagctggaaagcaaCAGTGCTACAAAGCAGTGACCCAAGACATGTTTTAAATCCTGGTTCTACACCAAAAACTGACATGACAACCAAGGTGGTCCACAGGAACTTAGGAGTAGCATCTTATTGTGAGgacaaaagtaaaatatactgAGTCTTATTTCTGTGAGACATGCAGAAACAATGTTTTACCCAGGGTCTTAGCTAAACTCTCCTTCTGCAGGGTCACCTGTGCCCTgccactgttttgaaaatacactgTCAGTTAATTTTTGCCTCATGTAGGCAGAAGTTGCCAGTGAAATGCATGTGAGAGCAGTTACTACactgcagaatttcttttaCTGTAGATAAATTGGATAATTCCATCTGAATTGCTAGTATCCAAGTTGGTGATGTATAACCAAATTACACTATGATTTCCAAAAATCTGGTAGTGAAACATTTGATATTAAATTGTTGGAAGCAAAGTCCAGCTGGTAATGTTCAGAAAGAATGGAGaagaaaccaaatatttttctgggtttCATCTTGTACTGTATGTCAATTAATACTTGGTAGATTGAGAGGCAAAGCAGGTGAGAACTGACATACTGTCAACTCGCATGTAACTTTTGCAAAACTGAACTTTGCACCTTCCCTCATAatcctcttctctcccctctcttctGTGTCTCCATTGCCAACACCGCTACGTGACAAGAAATGGAGACAATCAACGGGAACGGCAGGAGGGTGAGACAGGTTACAGTGGACACAATCCCATCCAGGTCGTACCAGCAGTAAAGTCCCTaaccagcaggttgagggaggtgatcctcccactctactccactctcatgagaccccatatggagtactgcattcagctctggggcccccaacatgAGGAGGACacagacctgttggagcgagcccagaggagggctgcaaagatgatcagagggctggagcccctctgctatgaggacaggctgagagagttggggttggtcagcctggagaagagaaggttccaagaagaccttacagcagccttccagtacctaaagggggcctgcaggaaagctggagagggactttttacaggCACCCATAGTGACAGGATACAGGGGAATGGCTTCAAACTGGAAGAGGGCAGATGTAGAtcagctattaggaagaaatcctttaccgtgagggcggtgaggcactggcacaggctgcccagagcagctgtggatgccccatccctggcggtgttcaaggccaggctggacggggctgtGAACAACCTGGTCcggtggcaggtgtccctgcccatggcaggggggatggaactagatgatctttaaggtccctgcCACCCCAAACCATCCTGATTCTATCATTGCTTTGGTTCAGTAAAAATCATCTTTTTATAGTCTCAAAAGCAAATTTAGCTTTACAATACCTAACAACTTTGAATTGCAATAACAAATAATGAATGTCTCACTCTGTCAGCTCTGTTACTGAAGTCTTCCCTTCTAACAGTACCAAGATGCATCATTCTTTGTCAGTAGTAGAGGAAACAGGATGGCAGGGGCACATTACCCAAGTCTGGAAACTGCTGTTGTTGGCAGCAAAAAGAACATTCTTTGTTATAACATGTGGcaggaagtagaaaaaaaaccccacacaactaAATTGGTGCTTGGCATCAAAAGGAAAGCTAAAGACTTAGTTTGAGGTTGTATTTTAACCATTTTAGATGCTGTACTGTATTTGGGTCTTGTCACTAAAATATACAAGGTGTTTTGCTGGCCTGGGTAAAAGCTCCCCTTTCACAATGTGCTggccctcctctcctccctctgtggagttttggaaaatattaaaaattctaTTATTAGCAAATTGCAAAAGCTGGATATCTAAGAGAAAATTGTCTTTCATGTATTCTGGCTCCCTAACGAAGGCTGAAGGGCATGGGCTTCATTAAAACAGGCCACAGTTCCCACCTGTGGGGCTGTCTCAGGAAATAAGCCTTTGCAATGTGCATGAAAATAGATACATGGTTAGAGGCAACTTCCCCAAAGTGTGAGAGCATCTCTTAACATCTTATATACTCTCCAGTTTCTGGAAAATCTATTTCTCCGAAGAGCCTGCCTGGAAACAGAGGTCCTCACAAGGATACAGTAGCTAAAGGGCAGGCAATACAAGGAAAACTGACATCAAGGATTCATTTAACTGTTCCAGAAACTCCATTAATCTGAGACTGCGTTCTCTTTAcatcctgtgatttttttttctctctcctatatcttccttcttttcccacTTGTTCTTATCCTGGTCATataagggagagaaaggaataatttttaacCATAAATATAGTTGCAAAAGTCAGAAATAGTATAGTTACAAGAAGTAGAAACTCCATTGTGAAGTAGTCTCAAACCACGGCACCAAACCAGCCACTGCACAGAGGTACAATGATGGAACGCCAGCAGACAATTTCCAGTGGTTCCTGGGGCATGCAAAGTTATCCTTGAATTAGGTTCTCTCTTAAGGAATGCTTGTGTTAAAAATCAATCCAGAAGGATTTCTAAGGCTGTAACTTCCATTAGAGTTCCACCACAATAAATAAGTTCAGAAATTGTCTTTAGTATTTTCAGCACAGAGATACCAAAAAAGGCATCATCGCTGTGAACACCGATTCCACACCTTGCACACACAGTACTGAGAACCATGTGAGATACTGTGCCGATACCACGCAAAtagagcaaatgaaaaatttagTTTTCCTGCAATAAGCAACTTTTCCAGTTGAAAATATATtaccattttccttttgttacaTTGCAGAGCCCTACATTGCAGCAGACTTGCATTACATCCTTTTATAAATATCACAGACACTACCTGCTGCTGATAGCAGATTTGTAACGCCCAAACTTTCTGTGCTGTTGCAGCCGCCTGAAGAGCAATGTTGATGGCAAGTTCTTGGTGGATGGAGTacccttcagctgctgcaacCCAAGCTCCCCACGGCCCTGTATCCAGTACCAGCTGACTAACAACAGTGCTC
This genomic stretch from Falco naumanni isolate bFalNau1 chromosome 7, bFalNau1.pat, whole genome shotgun sequence harbors:
- the LOC121091823 gene encoding photoreceptor outer segment membrane glycoprotein 2 is translated as MAVLKVKFTKSKRDKLAQILWILNWVSVVSGIILFSLGLFLKIEIKKRNEVMAKGDVNSLPNMLISVGVIACIINFLGGKICYDCSDANKFSRWKLVMLPYIVCTFCFTFCILVGALMCYTMRNELEESLYLGLRDAIKFYKDTDIPGRCFLKKRVDMLQIAFQCCGNNGFRDWFEIQWVSPRYLNMASKEVLDRLKSNVDGKFLVDGVPFSCCNPSSPRPCIQYQLTNNSAHYNYDFLTEELNIWVKGCREALLDYYTAIMRSIGIAALLIWLFELSVLIGVRYLQTAMKNVLLLGDLEGESDGWLLENSFVETAKYNISIIKNLGKANQISTVSGMNDPNIDVQNTNCGKTNVITKSIPAAS